AAtttataaatgctttatttatggTCATTGAATTTACAAGAGCAAGTAAAGATAACATCCTAATACTGTTGCTTTAGAAATGAATATTATGTCCCTTACATCCACTGGCAAACATCTCACTTGGTGATAACACAATAAACTCAAGATTTGTATGTAGGccatcaaaattaaaataaatattgaattttgaaaacaaacactaatagcttttgtaaaaaaaaaaaaaaaaaaaaaaaaattttttttataaatctgttAATACAAATATCTTAAGGAAACTCTTTATCTAATAATCCTCAGTCTGTCCAGATGGCACGCTTTACACACTGTTCAGATTTCAGTCACACATCCAACACGAGGCATCACCGCTTCTGTGTTCACTCACAAAGCACAGAACTTTAAAAAGgcacagtttttttccctttctcacATTTCACTGTAACCTTTTCCATTTTTCCAACTTGGGAACTTGTGCACAAACATGCAATAAGTAAACAGACAcctataattttataataaaatgtatgcacCAAATATTGTCAACATTATTATGAAtactatttatttcctttttttgtagATCAAAATATATTGGTGCCTAGAAGTAAAATTCTGATTTTTAAAGTGGCTGGATTGCTGGTCAGTCTGAGAGTGGACCGTCATTAGACAAATAGCTACAAACTTGGAAATGCCCCTTTTTATCATTAAAGTATAATTTAGTTTAAAGTAAAAGGGTAAATCATCAATCGAGTCACCACCTGGTTTACCTAGGTCttcaaatataataattttttgaagATCTGTTGAATAAAACAGATCATCACTTTGTTCATTACAGCCACaaggaaaataattttaatttaatatataaaataatttgatgtctatttactttttaaatgtctgTGTATTTGCAAACCAAGTGGTTTCGTGTGCAGTTCTCCATGACACTATAACACAGATTAAATGAATATATTTTAGATTACACAGTACACAGTATGATTAGAAGAAATCAGCAAAAATATTTGTGCAATTTGCCAACAGCAAGCTTTAGCACAAACTACACTTGCAAATGACTGTTAAAATGGTGCTCTGTATGTGGTATGTGGGTGTAGACATATATTGATATAAGCAGTGTTTTGGGGCGTTATATTCGATTAAGGGATCacagctgtaaagtaaaaaaaaaaaattgcacattacctttaaaaagaatcgcgacaggacaatgtttctgtgtgaagcagagagaaagagtgtggcGCTGTGATTAGTTTTCCATTTTTTCGCGCATCGGCCCTCGCAGAGTCAAACCGATAGATGAGATAGGGTTACAACAGCAGGAATACAAAATGGGgtggggcttgtaggatgactttcacacacacacacacacacacacacaaaaacagattgggaatcactgctgtctggctcacgaattgcataaattgtctgaataacggataacatttttgaaaaaataacgaaataactgagtacttacaTGGCGGATATaacacgttagattactcgttacatcaaaaaagtcatccaagtactctaacgcgttacatTCAACACTGGACAtaggcacacacagacacacacagaacaatAAACAGAAAGTCTGATGGCAGCGATGtgtgggtatatatatatatatatatatatatatatatatatatatatattttttttttttttttttttagatagatagatagatagatagatagatagatagacattgCTACCATCAGATTTTATGTTCACTGAGATGTGGATTTACCGTCTGCAACACATAATCCACATTtccaatacacacatttactttCCTCCATGTCTAATCTTTTCATTCATCAAACACAGCTGGAATTTCCTAATTTTGGCATGTTTTCAACACTGCAGCATGAATACAATGGGAAGCATAATGCACTTAACACAAAGCAGTGACAATGCACGTCTTGCcttaataatacagtacatatatacataagTGTTTGCCCTTCGTACATCTATAAAACAATAGAAAAATTTCAAAAACCTGGTTACATGTTGCCCAAAAACTTACAAACCAACACGGCTCTTTGTACAAAAACAGTCTGATCGTATCTAAAGAAGCAGTAAGTAGTAGTATTTTAGTCAGAAAAGTCTCATTATCTTATATTATTGGATGTTTGCAGATCACATCATTGacaaacatgagaaaaaaataatttggatATTTAGTATGTAATTTAAGCATTATTGTAGGGGTATAGATCAATTGTGCCAATGAAGACATGCTTGAGTATTCCACTGATAAACTAACTCCCTGCTAAATAAGTGAGATTGGTCAGGTTCTATTATTCTAAGgtaatttaaatatacacaatggTTTTCCAGTTTACAAATAAATGCTTTTAGTATaaatttaaaaggtttaattttTGGGAAAATGCTCCCTAAATTAAGAACATCCTACTTATTGCTTCTTTAAAGCTTCAAAGCTTCGCACATATGTGTGCACGGCTGTATGTGCTGtttctgcacatactgtacactacaccgATTAGTTAGGTAGTCTCGGTGCATCGGAAGCAGCAGGGTTTAAGATTTTAATTAAGGTCTTGTAATGTAAACTAAAGTAGTATTGAGAGCAGCAGATCTGAAGCAGATGCAGGTAGAAAGTATTATATAAGGACAGGTAGCGTTTTTTTAACCTGAgcgatacagtatactgtatttatataatccAGGCTTTCATCATCATTATATGCTACAAATaatgttagaatttttatgCCAGTGTCAGCATAGGAGGAGTACAGAAGTTTGTCACTGAACTGCTTGTATATTAGTTTATGAATCAAATTAaattctaattaattaattgaataattttTCGGTTTATCATATAACCAAAAACACAACATGCCTGGGTTAGGAAATTGTGCTCTTTAGATTACATTTTTGTCCAGCTCAGAGTGCTTGACCAGAGTAGCACTGGTTTAGCATGCATAACAGACAAGTcgatttccaaatgaaaaaaacggtaaaaaatatattttaatgagtATCTACTCATCATCTCTTGAATTCAGGGTCTGAATcttaaacatctttttttttctcgctcAATACACAGAGTCCTGTCATGACTTATCACAAAGTCTTCTTAGCCATGCAAAGTCGCTGCTGTGGTTACAGACTGATGAGAAATACAGCAGGTCATTGACATGACATTGAAGTTTTTTCATGTGTCACAAGAGTTTATCAGAACTGAATTCTCATGACCAATAGTTAAGGATAAGTGTTCCACTTAAATGATGATCCATAAGGAAGATCCAGGATCAAGGTAGATCACTGCTGGAGTCCTGAATTGAGGAAACAGAAATCATGGTTATTCAAAATAAAGGAATTTccagattattataaaattgctATTTTATATTGCTCTGAAACTTATTTTATGTACTTCCTGATGTAgagtataataaaattttacatattattttatgtactCTAATGTAACTGGAATTATCACTTATTTAGACTTAAATCTAAACCCAATACAGGTATAACAgccattttacatatttataccATCACCAGTTTTACGTTCAGTACAGTTCAAGGTACAAATTAACAACATTTCTAGTTAGCCTAATGGCTAAGGCAGAACACAAAACACCCCGGAATCTTCAATTTACAAACCAATACATCTTCAAGTACAGTGGCAGTCATATTATTGAAGCTGGGAAAACAAGCAGTAAAGAGTCACTCAGACATTAGAATTCTCAACCCACCTACATGTAAaacttcaaaagaaaaaagttaggTGTTCTTGACTAAAATGAAAATGTCCGTGGtattcatataaataaagcaaaatgtgGTTAGCATTTTAAATCAGCAACGTTTCCTGCCCTTTCCATTTCTTAACATGCATTATGTCATGTTTCTTGACTTTCTTAATGCTTTTTTagctatttgcttttttttatcaaagccTGTAACTACTGATCTAGGAGCAATGCACTCCCATTTTGAGGAGCTTATGTGTTTAACCTcggcgataaaaaaaaaaaaaatggcgataaaaaatgtgtttatatggaagccttgccagtgtgtgttaacagaGAGGCTAcagacttcaaactgtgtatttagGATTTCTGATATGTCAGGTAGACACTCAGAGACACaactctcaaaatgagcattttttttttttacaaaaacaagtGAAATCAACCATAAAACACATGATTGTGTGTAAACACATAttgtgtgatattttttttgcctatgtgacccattttgtaattttttgctCACTCATGTTTGTgacacttagttattaacctagtaacACAGTGTAAGTAACATCTAATGACGGaaacttttgtaagtcgctctggataagagtgtctgccaaatgcctaaatgtaaatgtacagttggttaaaattaactaaaattctGTCTATCATATTGCCTAATTTGTGCCGAAAAAAGAATACATCACACTTTATTGCagaatcctgagccctatatactgtaacaaaTAATGGCCTAATTTATATGATCTCTGATCTTTGAGGGTtaatcattatttatatttgtatgaaGTACCTGCAGTGTGGAAGATCTCGATTCACTGGTGGTCGTGAGAGCAGCGCTCCGTGGTATACTGGACACAAGGAAGCCAGTGCCGTTGGGCAACGGCTGTCGAACCACCACCTTTCCTTTCCTCGTCTCCGCTAGAAACAGACTGTACCAGTACGCATCACTGGAGATGAGAGTGGAGTCACCGATGGTTGAATTCCTCTGGCTGGTGATACTGTTTCGACCATGAACAGCCGCTTTGGAAGGTTTGGGTTTCTGGCACTTCAGCACAATTATGACCAAAATGGTGATGAGCAGCAGAAAAGACACGGAGCCCAGACTGAGCAAGAGATACAGGTTCAAATCTGTAAACAGGTCGTATTCTATAGGCATCTCAGTTGTCTCTGTTAACTGCGTGACCACGGTTTGCTCCACAGTGGAAACTTTGATGGTGACTGTGGTAGAGCGTGGGGGATCTCCGTTATCTTTGGCAACAATCACAAGCCGTTGGTATTTGGGATCTCGGTAGGTGAACATGCGAGCAGTCCTCACCTCACCATTGTAGCGGTCTAAAGTAAACAGTGACGCATCAGTGACCTGGAGGAACTGGTAGGTGACACGCGAGTTCTGCGCTGAGTCCGCGTCCAGTGCGATTACCTTCGCCACCAGCGAGCCCTGGTCAGCGGCCCGTGGGATCACCTGATCGACGACAGAGTCATGAGCTCTCCAAGGTGACACGATTTGAGGCGCATTGTCATTCTGGTCAAGAATGATCACACGCACAGTGGCATTGCTACTCAGAGGTGGGATGCCAGAATCCCGAGCTTCTATGTGAAAGAGAAACTCCTTCTCACGCTCATAGTCGAAGGCACGCAGCGCATGCAGGTTCCCGTTTTCCGGGTTTACTGAGAACAATGTAGACACAGACGTGTTGGAGATCTCTTTCTCCACAATGAAATAGACCAGGTACTGGTTTTCATTCAAGTCGGGGTCGTGGGCAGTGAGAGAGTAGAGAAGCTCACCTGGCTCGTTGTTTTCAGGCAGATGAATCAAGTAGAAGGACTGAGGAAACACAGGAGCATTGTCATTCACATCCATTATTTCCAAGCTAATGGTCTCGTTGTCAGTTAGCGGAGGCGTTCCTCTATCCGTAACATGCAGCGTGATCTCATAACTAGAGTCTTTCTCACGGTCTAACGGATCTTTGATAGTCAGTTCAAAGTAATCCTCGGATGATTTGTTTAGAATGAAAGGCAAAACCTCAGCGTTGCGTAAGGAAAGAAGAACTTTGCCATTATCTCCAGAGTCTCTGTCGCTTACACTGACAACGGCGATTACTGTTCCAGCAGGCGCGTTCTCCTTAACTGAGCTTTTGAACGATTTAACCGTGATGTCGGGAGAATTGTCGTTTAAATCCGTGATAAACACCAGTATTTTGCATTGTGCCGAAAGTGGACTCACCGCTTTGTCTTTGGCTTCCACGTACATTTCGAAACTTCTCGACTCCTCGTAATCAATAACTCCTTTCACGCGGATTTCTCCACTTTTGGGATCGAGCGAGAACTTTTCCTGCGTTTTCTCCGACGTGTACAGCGTGTACAAGTATGCCACCTCAGCGTTGGTGCCCTCGTCCTTGTCTGTTGCATTGAGCTGCATGACCAAAGTACCAAGCGGGGCATTTTCGACCAGATCGACTGAATACACCTGCCTGTCGAACTGTGGAGAGTTATCGTTGGTGTCCAGTACTTTTACAAGGACGGTGGCGGTGCCAGTCCGTGGCGGCGTGCCACCGTCTACAGCGGTGAGGATGAGATCATGGACAGCCTGCTTTTCTCTGTCCAGGGCTGCTTGGAGAACGAGGTCCACGTATTTGGTGCCGTCGCTTCCGGACTGAATTTCAATAGTGAACTCGTCGCTCTGGCTCAGGAAGTAAGTCTTGATGGAGTTCTCTCCAACATCTGCGTCGACTGCGTTAGTTAGAGAGAATTTCTCTCCAGGCCTGGCTGATTCGGAGATATCCAGTGGTATGCGCTCTCTCCTGAACTGAGGGGCGTTATCGTTTATGTCCATGATCTCCAGCTCGATGTTAAATATGCGCAGGGGGTTCTCGATGACCACGTCCATCTTAAGAAAGCAGGATGAGGACGTCTTCGCGGGACAGATGTGCTCCCTGTCGATCTTCTCGGCGATGAACATTTCCCCGGTCTCTTTGTTAACATCCAGGTATTTCTTGCTGTGGATGTAGTCGAGCTTCACGTTGCGCTCCGCCAGGCTGCGCGCGTGCAAACCCAGATCTGCAGCCAGATTTGCCACCGCGGTGCCTTCGGCTGTTTCCTCCGGGACGGAGTAGCGGGTCACGGCGAAAGCTGAGCACCAGACCGCGGAGAAGAGAACAAACCGTTGCAGCGACCGCCTACAAAAACCGAAAGCTCCCGGATCCATTACGGACggaaggaataaataaataaataaataaatattaataagcgCAAACGGGCTCAGGATGCGAATAAACACAAACGTCCCGCGTTCAGCGCGCGATCAGCATAAAACTACCGCAAAATCAAAACAACGCCGCATAATCCTTAAAGGGTGTGTGCAGCCCGCGTCTGTGTGCAAAGCATCCAGTACTGTCAtggcttcctctctctctcacacacacacacacacacacactcagatctATACTCCTCCCCCTGATGGATTCATTAGAGCTGAGCTGGAAACAGCATCCTCTCGAACATCCCCAGGCCCAGTCCGTGAGGAGAGAAACAAAAACCTGATCTCAGAACAAGAAGAGGAAGGAAAGTCTGTTCAGAGAGCTTCTCCACAGAGCAGCGACACCGTGCGAAAAATCCTGCGACTTTTAGATAATTGCAAAGCAATTATGCTGGTCTTTAATTAACTGCCTTAAGTTAATGATTATAACTGATGTTTAACTGATAAATCaagttatttctatctatccctatatagcctgtctgtctgtctgtctgtctctgctctcgctctctctctctctctctctatagtgTTAgtgaaaagttatttttattacatttttattactattacagATTTATTAAAACCTTCTGAATCCATGCCTTCAGTTTGCAAGACTATATATAATCAGTCTATCTAGCTCTatctacatttttatcttttatctgtTGAGATGTGGATTTAACAActgccacacatacagtaactcacacacttcactttctcttcttttcagccactctttcttttctctcctccAGGTCTAATCCAGTGGCGGCCAATCACTAAGGGGCACTGGGGCGCCGCacccttaaagttaggcagaggACAATTCTACTATAACATGTCATTATTTACCttgataattatttattttaatatcaaaataaaaatatttagtcacAATGTGATTTGAGGCTGCTTGgatattatctcataattatgacctACGATCTCATGAGATAAGGGGAAGCAATTTGTgacagggggcattttagcgcatgacATCGGAAACGAAAGTTACTGCATCCTTTTCCTTGGAAGCGCCTCATTGCACACCATGGAGATGTCACACCTATATTGTTTAGCTTGATGATTGTACATTAGGTGAATTAACTACTGGACATTTCTGTAAACACCCAACAGTTGGCCATTAATACATATTCTATATGGTTTGAGTTTATCATAGGAAGCTAGGTGCCATACAAAGTTGGGACCTGGGTTTCTGTATAGACGTCGTTTTAGACGATTTCGGCACCTCAGGTGAACTCCGCGAGGATCCAGAATTTTAAGCAGGTGCCAGATGGTTCTCTGAGATACCACAAAGCCAGCTTGGATGCATTTCAAATGCATGATTTTGTATCCATAAAGCATTCCATATTGGTTTTGTTACATGGGCCGGAATGGAGAGCAGCACCACGAGATGTTATAATGTGTATAAGTGCCCTAACGCAGGCCTTTATAGGGGGTCAGTGAAATATCAGTTtttgtgagagtgcttatgatacgCACGGGAAGACCTTTCCATTTGGAGATGGCAGGGAATTATTAGTTaggaacttaaaaggaaacaaaattaaactaaaaacacCAACGACCAgacagagctccgccgtctacgcAAGAACGGACAGGTCTCGgcaaactaaaaataaactttagatCCTCTCGGGGCGTTCccccttaccgaggatttataagAGAGAGGGGGTTTGTGTCTTTTCTGTACTTTCATACTTAACCTAAGTGCACAGGCTGGACTGATGCATTCcgctctctttccctctcactCTTGCCGGCGTCTCAGATCTGTCTCTGTCAGAAAGGGATGGATTGATGAAAACACAAGTGCACTATTTATTAAGGCTATATCTTTAACACCAAGCATTTCTGCAGACTTTGTAGAtcttcttcttgttttctttaacTCAAAATGTAAGAATGTTATTGATGATATTGCTCTGGCAAAAGTCAGAAAGACAGAGCAGATGTGGCAGAAGACGAAACTTGAAATTTACTATAGCATCTATAAATACAGCCTTCATGCTTTCAATGTGGAACTAGGGACAGCTAGACAGACCTTCTTCTTAAACATTATAAGCAGCAACTTAAACAACACTCGCAATCTTTTTGCTACGCTTGAAAGACTGACAAACCCACCCATTGAAATGCTCACCGACAGCAAATGCAATGAGTTTGCTCCCTTTTTTTCTGAGAAATTCAGTAATATTAGAAGGGCAATTAACACATTAAGTTATAGAGacatcagaaaaaaacacaacctcAAAAAACAGTTACTATATTTGTCTTTCAAGAAATTAACCAAACATAGCATAATCTAAGATagcaaaatcgtcaacctgcgTCCTTGACACATTTcccacatatttttttaaagtgtgtttaaCTGTTTAGAAGCAGATCTTTTAGAAGTGTAGATAACACCACTCTATTTTCTGGGACTTTTCTGAACTCTCGCAAAACTGCGGTTGTTAAGAACCTTTTGAAAAAGAGCAATATTGATAATATGATATTGAATACCTACAGATCAATATTACATCTTTCTTTTATAGGCAAGATTATTGAAAAGGTTGTTTTTAATCAGCTGAACAACCACTTAAGCTCAAATGTATACCTGGAcagttttcaatctggtttccgAGCGCATCAccgtacagagacagcgctcaaAAAGATTATAAatgatatttgtttaaattctgaTTCTGGTACTACtagatcttagtgctgcatttgaCACTGTTGATTATAACATACTAATAAAAAGACTGAAAAACTGGGTCGGGCTTTTTGGGATGATACTCAAATGGTTCAGGTTATACTTAGAAGAAAAGGGTTATGATGTGAGTATAGGAGAGCATAAGTCTAAGTGGACGTCTATGACATGCagagtcccacaaggctcaattcttgcaccGCTTCTTTTTAGCCTGTATATGTTCCCACTTagtcagataatgagaaagTTGACTCCCTCTGCCagtgcattaataaaattaacagtTGCATGTGGCAaaattttcttcatttaaacaagaagaaaactgaagtcattgcatttggaaacaaagatgaagctctgaaggtgaatgcataccttcactctagggGTCAAACAACTAAAAATAAAGTCTTGGGGTGATTCcggagacagaccttagtttcagtagtcacATCGAAGCGGTAACTAATTCAGCATActgaattagatgttttgttttcaaTCAAGACTTGGAGGAACTTGGAGAaatccatgcctttatcaccagcagggtggatcattgtaatggtctcctcaccaGCCTCCCCAAGAGGACCATTACACAGCTGCAGCTCGtccagaacgctgctgccagAATTCTGAAAGGAAACCAAaaaatctgagcacatcacaccagtcgtcaggtccttacactggcttcctgtaacatttaggatagattttaaagtacttttactcgtTCGAAAATCATTCAATGGCCTGGGACCTAAATACATTGCAGATATGCTTATTGAATATGAACCTAACAGACCGCTCAGATCATTTGGATCGAATCAGTTAGAAATatcaagggttcacacaaaacaagtgGAGTCTGcttttagccattatgctgcccgcacTTGAACttagcttccagaagagatcagatgtgctaaaacatcaattacatttaaatctagacttaaaACTCATCTTTTTAGCTGTGCATTCAttgaatgagcactgtgctacgtccgaactgactgcactgtattttatgtttatctcaaatttttaactgttttatttagattttaaaccaatagttttaaaagttctgttgcaaactgtttttatttttattttaaataaaaatgtaaataatttaaaaagttttttgctattattttctatttcattttatgatcattttcttctcttttacagtatgtaaagaacTTTGAAATAcaattgtgtatgaaatgtgctatacaaataaacctgCCTTCCCTTGCCTTGCCTTAAATTAAGTTCCCAGGTATACTCCCAATTGTTTAATGTATTATTGCAGGTACAATGAATGAACAAAGCATACTGTACTGTCCATTTTGCCTAAAAGTCTTTATGTGCCCTGTTTCAGTGGTACTCACTCAGTTGGGTCCATGAAGCTGGAATCATGAGTTAATGATGGTGGAAACCAAAACCCATTGTTCgccaaattattatattaacagTCTGGGTCTTATAGATATAAACTTTTTTGGCATCCTGTGTAATAGTCATAAATAGAAAGCTCTGCCGCTCAAATAAATAGACACAATCTTgctaaacatattaaataatattaaaataaattaaaagggtcagtggatatttatttatttttcactggCCAGGAAAGGTTAAGAAGGCTCGGCCTATACCGATAGGGGTGATATTACACTCTAGACTTAGGCACAGATCTCAGTACACAAATCTGGTTAGTTTACTTAATGTGAACACTCTATGTTCTGAGTTTTAGCATTGTGTTGGCATCAGTtaaaatatacactgatcagccatgacattaacaCTACCAACACTTGAattgaataacactgattatcaaggCCCTCTCACCCAAGGCTCTTCCATGACCGTGGGGATTAAAGACCAGCCCATCTTGTCCAATTCCACAAAAAAGCCaaagcagcacaaatcactAAAAAAAGCCACTGATGGCCTCAATAAAATGGCACCCACAGCACCTTATCCCACTGTGCATATGGGGCCCAGGAGAGAAAGAGCTTAAAGTCACTTTCCTCGCCACCAAACCCTCTTATATCCCAATCTGATTGAGCAACGCCACAGAGATCCAGAGAGTCGCCACGATGGCAAAAGGGGAGTGGTTTTAaagttcattgttttatttttatggccGATAAGTGTAAAACCTCTTCATTTAAGAATTTTAagacacacacaagaaacactTCTGTTAAAATGGGTTATAAGTTCGATCACATGAGATTGCCTCTGCAGGGTTTAAATTCAACAGGATGCAAACGCtaatagaaaagaaataaagggaaagGTAATGGTCACCAATGTAATAgtgtttttgttcttatttgttttaaaaaatattcatgaCACTCAAAATCCCAGGAATATCACAGAAGATGCAGTACAATTTTGCCTTTGATGCACCAAAATCACCATCAGACTACACTACTCAGAACACACCATTACCTACTGTACAAATCAGTGCCACTATGTATTACACCATCCAGCATATGTATAATCAGTTATTCTGATTACTGCTTACCTTGTTTAATGGCACCTGAAATGGGTTGAGAACAATTACATGAAAAATAGGAAAGTGAAAGGTTTTGAACAATGCTGGTGTGGCTCATTTGGTCATAAAAGAACTACTGTAGCACAAACTGATTTAAAAGATGATACTGGCTTTGACAGAGAAAAATAACACAGAAACCCCAGTGGATGGTAGTTTGTTGCATATGGGACACATCTGTGCACATGCAGACTGGTCATGGTGCCCATGCTGATCCATGTCTATCAATTAAATTTCCTACAATGGGCACGTGAGGATGGAAACTGGACTAGAGGGCAATATAaaaaggtggcctggtctgatgatttgtattttctttttcataaagTATAATGTAAGTAATTGGGAAGAAAAGAgttaaacaaatgtatttttttttccatagatATTGCTGCATGGCTAGTTTTGGTTAGCCATATAGCTAGTTTATGAGAAAGTAACAAGTTACATTTATACTAAATACACTATAACTTTGAATGATACCAACTTGATTTAGCTTAGTGAGACCACATAAGCTTCATATgtgtctcagctgaactttaacatgtattttaattttCCCCAATTACTGTACTTACATTGTAATTGCATTCCAGGTTACAAAATTTATTGTcaatgtgcagagcaggaacatTTATAACAACCAGGACTTATTGTAATGTCCTTATATGCATCTTAATCTTGACCCAAACTATCCTTTAAAGGGGAACTATTATGCATggtacaattcaattcaattcaattttatttgtatagcgcttttaacgatttacatcatcacaaagcagctttacacaatcaaaagaactaagtttttatgaaatgtgaatgtgtatgaatcaaaatgatatgattgtccctgattgtccctgatgagcaagcctaggacgacggcgacagtggcaaggaaaaactccctgagatggtaataggaacactctaaaaaacgctgggttgttttttctacccaagcgctgggttgccgctgttgggtcatttttctgggttatttacagagagttgggtagtttttgtgtaacccagctgctgggttgaagtttgattggctcctcccccaaagttcaccggtggactgatgacggttcatttaagggaaaatgacgttaaatacaaggtctgtattcacatgttcactcacctaagtcacatatgactgaaaaattattactacatataacatttattactgttaccgtgttaaggttacacttaaactttcaggctggtctgaggtaagataatttagctgacaatagctgctatagttagccaaagaaccccacctgtgtgtgaaggaaacggataagatgtctgagctttttatctttctctgtagaatgtt
The sequence above is drawn from the Clarias gariepinus isolate MV-2021 ecotype Netherlands chromosome 17, CGAR_prim_01v2, whole genome shotgun sequence genome and encodes:
- the LOC128545437 gene encoding protocadherin-10 codes for the protein MDPGAFGFCRRSLQRFVLFSAVWCSAFAVTRYSVPEETAEGTAVANLAADLGLHARSLAERNVKLDYIHSKKYLDVNKETGEMFIAEKIDREHICPAKTSSSCFLKMDVVIENPLRIFNIELEIMDINDNAPQFRRERIPLDISESARPGEKFSLTNAVDADVGENSIKTYFLSQSDEFTIEIQSGSDGTKYVDLVLQAALDREKQAVHDLILTAVDGGTPPRTGTATVLVKVLDTNDNSPQFDRQVYSVDLVENAPLGTLVMQLNATDKDEGTNAEVAYLYTLYTSEKTQEKFSLDPKSGEIRVKGVIDYEESRSFEMYVEAKDKAVSPLSAQCKILVFITDLNDNSPDITVKSFKSSVKENAPAGTVIAVVSVSDRDSGDNGKVLLSLRNAEVLPFILNKSSEDYFELTIKDPLDREKDSSYEITLHVTDRGTPPLTDNETISLEIMDVNDNAPVFPQSFYLIHLPENNEPGELLYSLTAHDPDLNENQYLVYFIVEKEISNTSVSTLFSVNPENGNLHALRAFDYEREKEFLFHIEARDSGIPPLSSNATVRVIILDQNDNAPQIVSPWRAHDSVVDQVIPRAADQGSLVAKVIALDADSAQNSRVTYQFLQVTDASLFTLDRYNGEVRTARMFTYRDPKYQRLVIVAKDNGDPPRSTTVTIKVSTVEQTVVTQLTETTEMPIEYDLFTDLNLYLLLSLGSVSFLLLITILVIIVLKCQKPKPSKAAVHGRNSITSQRNSTIGDSTLISSDAYWYSLFLAETRKGKVVVRQPLPNGTGFLVSSIPRSAALTTTSESRSSTLQDSSSDLP